The following proteins are encoded in a genomic region of Bernardetia sp. MNP-M8:
- a CDS encoding T9SS type A sorting domain-containing protein — protein MKKILKSLVTFFVFLLLSFGAVAQQIQENNLVAPTQMTSVSGSLLGSGISDAGNIYYGATPSNLRAGSPVIVFIHGYFSRASSWWILNDMYTKAFNDGYRTAFVSVHPDKDMWVNGQLFSNMLGTITNNLGVNKVVVVAHSKGGLDTDAAVVHYGAHTKVERVITLSTPHFGTPLADLAQSNWVSWLSSVFGQVNDATNCLQTGYASYFRSQTANNPNYSKAKFRTVGAWGYGILLAVPGAYLDLNGGSAFTGGNDGVVTYKSSKRPNSTTLLSGFGNWRTNYNHLEVQQGYSMWSTIKSNLPYSLSKVEAKPIDTEILTNPNAVVESRVQILSSEKTSRNFMVEEGVTETMLDIHSLNENEEFVITAPNGEKVNPKVLRISEKANDLLGGFATTIKIENPQVGTYSIESKSAFVALVTASEGVGLRMTSDLNDKKYYYNVGETINLNISLLNELGINTQGAKVTGTMTLTSNDVKTQKAVVLEFNQSSQKNGQFRATVNDKLNEGIYSISIQAENGNFSKSLVTSIAVVDGVLHTLADATNPINENKIESIKLMPSFPNPFNTQTTISFELKNSSAAMLTIYDAVGRVIEKVDLSSYGIGKHQYVWNVNQNKVKNGLYIAEIRTGNERVTQTMIYSK, from the coding sequence ATGAAAAAAATTTTAAAATCTCTCGTTACATTTTTCGTTTTCTTACTTCTTAGTTTTGGAGCAGTTGCTCAGCAAATTCAAGAAAACAATCTTGTTGCACCTACACAAATGACTAGTGTTTCTGGAAGTCTTTTGGGAAGTGGCATAAGTGATGCAGGTAACATTTATTATGGTGCAACTCCATCTAATCTTAGAGCAGGTTCTCCTGTAATCGTTTTCATTCATGGTTATTTTTCTCGTGCTAGTTCATGGTGGATTTTAAATGATATGTACACAAAAGCATTTAATGATGGCTATCGTACAGCATTCGTTTCTGTACATCCTGATAAAGATATGTGGGTAAATGGTCAGCTTTTTAGTAACATGCTTGGCACAATTACAAATAATCTTGGTGTAAATAAAGTAGTAGTGGTAGCACATAGTAAAGGTGGTTTGGATACAGATGCAGCAGTAGTACATTATGGCGCACATACAAAAGTAGAACGTGTAATTACGCTTAGCACTCCTCATTTTGGAACTCCTTTAGCGGATTTGGCTCAAAGTAACTGGGTTTCTTGGTTATCAAGTGTTTTTGGGCAAGTAAATGATGCTACTAACTGTCTTCAAACAGGTTATGCTAGTTATTTTCGTTCTCAGACAGCTAATAACCCAAATTACTCTAAAGCAAAATTTCGTACAGTAGGTGCTTGGGGATATGGTATTCTTCTTGCAGTTCCAGGTGCGTATCTTGACCTAAATGGTGGTAGTGCATTTACAGGTGGAAATGATGGTGTTGTTACTTATAAAAGTTCAAAGCGTCCAAATTCGACAACTTTACTTAGTGGATTTGGAAACTGGAGAACAAATTACAATCATCTTGAAGTACAACAAGGTTATTCTATGTGGAGTACTATTAAAAGTAATTTGCCTTATTCTCTTTCTAAAGTAGAAGCTAAACCAATAGATACTGAGATACTTACTAATCCAAATGCAGTTGTTGAAAGTAGGGTGCAAATTCTTAGCTCTGAAAAAACAAGTCGTAATTTTATGGTAGAAGAAGGTGTAACAGAAACGATGTTAGACATTCATTCTTTAAATGAAAATGAAGAATTTGTAATAACAGCTCCAAATGGCGAAAAAGTAAATCCTAAAGTGCTACGTATTTCTGAAAAAGCAAATGATTTGTTAGGTGGCTTTGCTACAACAATTAAGATAGAAAACCCTCAAGTAGGAACATATTCTATTGAATCTAAAAGTGCTTTTGTAGCTTTAGTTACTGCAAGTGAAGGCGTTGGTCTTCGTATGACAAGTGATTTGAATGATAAAAAGTATTACTACAATGTTGGAGAAACAATCAACTTGAATATTTCTCTTTTGAATGAGTTAGGAATCAATACACAAGGTGCAAAAGTAACAGGAACAATGACACTTACTTCAAATGATGTAAAGACACAAAAAGCAGTTGTATTAGAATTTAATCAAAGTAGCCAAAAAAATGGACAATTTAGAGCTACTGTAAATGATAAATTAAATGAAGGTATTTATAGTATTTCTATTCAAGCTGAAAACGGAAACTTTAGCAAGTCTTTAGTTACAAGTATTGCTGTTGTAGATGGTGTTTTACATACATTGGCAGATGCAACAAATCCTATTAACGAGAATAAAATAGAATCTATTAAATTAATGCCTTCTTTTCCAAATCCTTTCAACACTCAAACTACAATTAGTTTTGAATTAAAAAACTCTTCTGCTGCAATGCTTACTATCTATGATGCAGTCGGTCGTGTAATTGAAAAAGTTGATTTGTCTTCTTATGGAATCGGAAAACACCAATATGTATGGAATGTAAATCAAAACAAAGTTAAAAATGGACTGTATATCGCTGAAATTCGTACTGGAAATGAGCGTGTAACTCAAACAATGATTTATTCTAAATAA